The genomic region CTCTTTGATTGAGTAGTTTTTTCCATCTTCTATCTCAAGGTTATTTCTTTTGAAATTAAGATCGATGTATCCTTTTAATGCTCCACAACTTTCTAATATTTCTACAAGTTCAGATGTATTGATATATCTGCTGTCAGGAACATTTATTGTCACAAGAACAAGCTCTTCACCAGTTAGATGTAGTCCTTCACAAAAATTTTTAAATTCCTCTTCTATATTTTCAACAGGTGGTTCAAATTTAACCTTTATTCTTGTTCTTGGATTAATAGGTATAAATCTGTATTCAAGAGTATCTGTATCAAAAAGAATGCCTCCTTTTTTATCACTTTTTTCATTTAAAACATTCCAATATTCTGAAGAACCTGGAATGAATAAAAAAGGGTTCTCTTTAGGATAAACCTGGTACCCGTGCAGATGTCCACCAGCTATATAGATAACTTTTCCCTCTAGAGCTTTTATAGAAGAACTCATAGCAAGACCAGGAAGAAGTTCACTTCCCCCAGTTCCAGTATGTACCACAACAATATTTTTTTCTTCTGGATTTAAAACTTCAGAGATTTTTAAAAGAACATCATCTATAGCAAACCCTGGGTATCCAAGTCCATAAATATTTACATCATTTAATAGATATTTGTCAAATATATATTCTCCATCTATGTATTTATAATCTCCTCTTTTCAAAAGTTCTTTTTTTTCAAGATAGTTTGTCCATGAGTTGATAAGGTCATTTTCATTTATATTATCGTGGTTTCCTTCTATTATAAATGCTGGTATATTATTTTCCTTTAACCTTAAAAAAGCTTTTTCACTACGTTGTAAAACATCTGGTGTCAATTCTTTTTTGTCGAAGAGATCTCCTGCTACAATAAAGAGATCAACTTTTTTTTCTATAGCTTTATCAATTAGTTGATTAAAAGCATTGAAAAAATCAATATATCGTTTATCCATAAATTCCTTGGTTCCAAAAGGACGTTTTCCAAGGTGAATATCTGAACAGTGAAGTATTTTCATCTACGCATCTCCTTTATTTTCTTTACAGTACCATCTAAAATCACATTTTAAACATTTATCATCATATTTTCTAGGTGGAAACTTTTTATTGAGTAAATTCTCTGCTGTTATATTAAAACTGTT from Fusobacterium sp. DD2 harbors:
- a CDS encoding exonuclease SbcCD subunit D, with the protein product MKILHCSDIHLGKRPFGTKEFMDKRYIDFFNAFNQLIDKAIEKKVDLFIVAGDLFDKKELTPDVLQRSEKAFLRLKENNIPAFIIEGNHDNINENDLINSWTNYLEKKELLKRGDYKYIDGEYIFDKYLLNDVNIYGLGYPGFAIDDVLLKISEVLNPEEKNIVVVHTGTGGSELLPGLAMSSSIKALEGKVIYIAGGHLHGYQVYPKENPFLFIPGSSEYWNVLNEKSDKKGGILFDTDTLEYRFIPINPRTRIKVKFEPPVENIEEEFKNFCEGLHLTGEELVLVTINVPDSRYINTSELVEILESCGALKGYIDLNFKRNNLEIEDGKNYSIKEIERNIIDSWENFKNKDSICNYLQKYKEYSGDKDRENDLFELFDQMLEEEIEDEN